Proteins from one Triticum aestivum cultivar Chinese Spring chromosome 7A, IWGSC CS RefSeq v2.1, whole genome shotgun sequence genomic window:
- the LOC123149478 gene encoding uncharacterized protein yields the protein MERTRGHRRRKLSVAAGVGVGGGEDRLSALPDDVLVHILLKLRDAPVAARTSVLARRWRRVWALLPELHFPVGTDPDRIRAALTAHDAPALRHLFVAGIEVTPEIAAAWLPIAARRLSGVLHFKNTGAMNEATAGERGTLKLPCFEKATKVVLDLHSIGLTLPPSGVFTRLTDLELVRIHLHGPCSLSDVVSSSRCPSLRRLSVCSVRGMDNFTIQSESLLQLELRNLHTLQQLSIVALSLQKLKVFLCFTDPSNQSQPVANISAPQLVTLDWRGAYDPRSVLFGEMPNLQQLTTNPLCVYGGDTVSARNHHSLMLSQHFHHISKLILILFYLPVHGNERFLMEEMTKLPNITVLGLFVLACGHSFGASSFHVLKMSSGIRQLTLQLVTRRDSKVCQPGCICAEPSNWETEDLVLPCLKEVAINGLRGTEHELALVKRLFKWATMLERVTVSFHDSISESNDEEFRQLLLSFSRPAICMKFSHGGGSLSFD from the exons ATGGAGCGCACGCGGGGGCATCGGCGGCGAAAGCTCTCCGTCGCCGCCGGCGTCGGCGTTGGAGGTGGCGAGGACCGCCTCAGCGCGCTGCCGGACGacgtcctcgtccacatcctccTCAAGCTCcgcgacgcccccgtcgccgctcGGACCAGCGTCCTCGCCCGCCGCTGGCGCCGCGTCTGGGCTCTCCTCCCGGAGCTCCATTTCCCCGTCGGCACTGACCCCGACCGCATCCGCGCCGCCCTCACCGCCCATGATGCGCCGGCCCTCCGCCACCTCTTCGTTGCCGGCATCGAGGTCACCCCCGAAATCGCTGCGGCATGGCTCCCCATCGCCGCGCGCCGCCTCTCTGGTGTCCTGCATTTCAAGAACACGGGGGCCATGAATgaggccaccgccggggaaagaggtACCTTGAAGTTGCCTTGCTTCGAGAAAGCAACCAAGGTCGTGCTCGATCTACATTCTATTGGCCTCACCCTGCCGCCTTCCGGCGTATTTACCCGGCTCACAGATCTGGAGCTGGTTCGCATACATCTGCACGGTCCGTGTAGCCTCAGCGATGTTGTCTCTTCATCACGGTGTCCATCTCTGCGTCGCCTTTCCGTTTGCAGTGTCAGGGGTATGGACAACTTCACAATCCAGTCGGAATCTCTCCTACAACTGGAACTGAGGAATTTGCATACCTTGCAGCAGCTCAGTATCGTTGCCCTGTCTCTGCAAAAATTAAAAGTATTCCTTTGCTTCACCGATCCTTCGAATCAAAGTCAACCAGTTGCCAACATCTCAGCTCCTCAGCTGGTGACACTTGATTGGAGGGGTGCTTATGATCCTCGCTCTGTTTTGTTTGGCGAGATGCCAAATCTCCAACAACTGACCACCAATCCTCTTTGTGTATATGGAGGAGATACAGTTTCTGCACGCAATCATCACAGCTTGATGCTTTCACAGCATTTTCACCATATCAGCAAACTTATTCTCATCCTTTTCTATCTGCCG GTCCATGGCAACGAACGATTCTTGATGGAAGAGATGACAAAGTTGCCTAACATTACCGTCTTGGGGCTGTTTGTATTGGCATGTGGACATTCCTTTGGAGCCAGCTCATTCCATGTTCTCAAGATGTCTAGCGGTATAAGACAGCTCACGCTTCAACTTGTTACTCGGAGGGACTCTAAG GTGTGCCAACCAGGTTGCATTTGTGCTGAACCATCAAATTGGGAAACAGAGGACCTCGTGCTACCTTGCCTCAAAGAAGTAGCAATCAATGGCCTGAGAGGAACTGAACATGAACTCGCTCTTGTGAAAAGGTTATTCAAGTGGGCGACAATGCTAGAAAGGGTGACAGTAAGTTTCCATGACTCGATCTCTGAAAGCAACGACGAAGAGTTCCGCCAGTTGTTACTAAGCTTCTCTAGGCCAGCAATATGTATGAAATTTTCGCATGGCGGAGGAAGTTTATCATTTGACTAG
- the LOC123155004 gene encoding putative F-box/FBD/LRR-repeat protein At4g13965 — translation MRRRPGGRGARRVRGADRLGALPDAVLQHVLSFLPSRDAVRTSVLARRWRHQWKSVPALRITGVDAFESARHLNGFVNHLIVLRDRTTLHACEIVAYLKYEDYGEGSRDDDDEERERYTDLWVRYALSCHARLLRLSDHDTDNHDAKHEVLRSVILATPISSPHLTTLDFDGVHFSDECSLDFSGCPNLETLKMSRCSFLSVLSYDISSPSVRCLSITDCDFRRIDEKKQAIISVPSLVYLELAAERGMVPAFESTPSLLSASIKLEDSAHSWIRDEKDASLLLERFSDVTTSLDLIADRQQLAFRKDLKLCATFTKLRILSLNDWCVEPDFGPLLYILRRSPSLEKLRLRLSKPYLAAEETDGSYDSTEPFLVSKHLKVVEIKCRAKDERAHRISKALCSYGVSADKINIKERIRSSDGIYYESDTSIHSYSDPEKYQLD, via the exons ATGCGTCGGCGGCCAGGCGGGAGGGGTGCGCGCCGTGTCCGCGGTGCGGACCGCCTAGGCGCGCTCCCGGACGCGGTCCTGCAGCACGTGCTGTCCTTCCTGCCGTCGCGCGACGCCGTGCGCACCAGCGTGCTCGCCCGCCGCTGGCGCCACCAGTGGAAGTCCGTGCCGGCCCTGCGGATCACCGGCGTCGACGCCTTCGAGAGCGCCCGCCACCTCAACGGCTTCGTCAACCACCTCATCGTCCTCCGCGACCGGACGACTCTCCACGCCTGCGAGATCGTGGCCTACCTAAAGTACGAGGACTACGGCGAGGGGTCccgagacgacgacgacgaggagcgggAGCGGTACACCGACCTCTGGGTCCGGTACGCCTTGTCGTGCCACGCTCGGCTGCTCCGGCTTAGCGACCATGACACCGATAACCACGATGCCAAACACGAGGTTCTGCGGAGTGTTATACTTGCCACTCCCATCTCCTCCCCTCATCTGACGACGTTGGATTTCGATGGTGTCCATTTCTCGGACGAATGCTCTCTTGATTTCTCCGGCTGCCCAAACCTGGAGACCTTAAAGATGAGCCGTTGCTCCTTCCTAAGCGTACTCAGCTACGATATATCGTCGCCGTCTGTGCGATGCCTGAGCATCACGGACTGTGATTTTCGTCGCATTGACGAGAAGAAACAGGCCATCATCTCTGTGCCAAGCCTCGTCTACCTGGAGCTGGCCGCGGAACGTGGCATGGTTCCCGCGTTTGAGAGCACGCCGTCCTTGCTATCCGCATCTATCAAGCTTGAAGACAGTGCTCACTCTTGGATTAGGGACGAAAAAGATGCTTCCTTGCTCCTTGAACGCTTCTCAGATGTTACCACTAGTCTAGACCTCATAGCTGACCGTCAACAG CTTGCTTTCAGGAAAGATTTAAAACTGTGCGCTACATTTACCAAGCTCAGAATCTTGTCACTCAATGATTGGTGTGTGGAGCCTGATTTTGGCCCACTGCTCTACATTCTCCGGCGGTCACCAAGTCTGGAGAAGCTTCGCCTCCGGCTATCTAAG CCATATCTAGCTGCTGAGGAAACCGACGGAAGCTACGATTCGACAGAACCATTTTTGGTGTCAAAGCATCTCAAGGTCGTCGAGATTAAATGTCGGGCAAAAGACGAGAGAGCTCACAGAATTTCGAAGGCCCTTTGTTCCTATGGAGTATCTGCTGATAAAATCAACATCAAGGAAAGAATACGGTCCTCCGATG GAATATATTATGAGTCTGACACGTCAATCCATTCGTATTCAGATCCGGAGAAATATCAGTTAGATTAA